Within the Salvia hispanica cultivar TCC Black 2014 chromosome 4, UniMelb_Shisp_WGS_1.0, whole genome shotgun sequence genome, the region ACACTTTATCAAGGAGAAACTTGAAGCCAAGATTGTTCAATTCCCATATATGAAGTCGGAGGATCAACTGGCAGATATTCTAACCAAAGCCGTGAATGCGAAGTCTTATAGAGAAGTACTAAGCAAGTTAAGTATCGGGAATCCgttacttaacttgagggggagtgttggaaaaaaaatcacataattaagaTGATTGATTCTAAATTGATTGTATACCATAACTAGAATAAGATCTCCTATGATTTAGTTTTCCATATGTAAAATATCTCATGGCTATAAAGGGTGTAACCCTAGCGCATATTGTAATCAAGCAATAATGGAGTACATCTTTTCTGATCTCTAATTATATCTGCAGCAAACACCATTTTTGGAGACGCAAGTTAAGCCATGATATGAGCTTTCAGACTCAATCACTCACTAAACACCACTGCCTGTCTGGCTCCATATGCaaactttgttttctttgttaaaTAAAGATCCAAccatattaataattaaagtaaaagaaaaaattatagtaaaataatctaataaaataaaataaaatgactaaTATAAGAATATAATGAGATAGTAAAAATTTGTACACGGATGGATGTAAtgataaaagaaatactcatattagtattttaacataaatcaCGTTAagcatatatgaatatatagaTGGTAGTagttggttttatttttctgatttCAGGTATCAAATGTAAAATACCatccactaataataatattaactaCCGAAAAGGTGGAGGGTTAATCCATTTAAAAATCTGTccagaaaaaataatttcctaCCACTCCTCAAAATTTACGAAATCCCACTGATTTAGGTAGCGGCTGATTCTACACATTTTATCTCAAATCCCATTGCACTTTGCCGTTCCAAGGTACTCCTACTACTCTCAGTTcaattgtttttgtgtttaacCCTAAATTAAAGAAGACTAATCAGGGTTTACACATTCCGGTGCTTGTTATCCTATCTGAACCGATCATCGGCCCCTCCTTCGTGTTTATCGAATTGAATAAGAAATTATTCTTCTCTGAGTTTTTTGCGTCTTCGGAATTTTATGTTCTATGATGTTACTGCTTTCTTCATGCTTAATTTAATCTCTGGTTTAAGAAGAGAAATATGTCAGTCTCTTGTTGCTTTGAAAATAGTACGGTACTCCATGATTTGTATGTGTGTCAGTGTGTAAAGTGTAAACAAACTGTCTTTCTGGTGATTTTGGTGTGTCACAGCAGTAGATTCTGATTAGTGAAAGGTTAATCGAGTTTAGTCTTGTAttaataaggttttattagcATGAGGTTTGATCGCTCTTATTCATTGAAACTCCTGTATCAAGATCAGGGAAGGGGCTTGTTGTGGAGAATAGTGTCTTCTTAGCTGTAAATAAGCTACCACTAGATtttggcatatgcatatgacaTGGTTATGGATGTTGAGGGGTTGCTTCACCTGTGCTGTTGTAAATAAGAATAGCTTTAGTTTAGTTGAGTTCGTACGAAGCGTCATGTCGTTTAGAATGTGTAGGTATAGTTCTTGGACACAATTGGCGCACGACACTAAGCATGTGAGCTTGAACAAACTTACAGATTTTGAATATTCACATTTATGATTCTTGTATCATGCTGTCGGTTGTCCATGGGTGTTCGTTTGTTTTGAAGATCTCGCTTATTCTCTAAAatgcttctttttcttctacttaGGTAACTGGAAGCCGAATTCCAAGCTTTGTCTGTAAGATTCATTTGTGAACCTCATCATGTCATTGTTTACCCAGTCTCCATCCAGTAATCCAGTACATTCTGTTTCCCAATTGCATCATAGAACCcctaaattatataaatctcAGAGTCTGTTTGGCAGATGTAACTTGCCATATGTTAGCAGCGGTCTTCGGATCATTTGTTGTGCTAACACATCTCGATGGGAACCACCTCCAGTAACATATGTTCCGGAGAAAGAAGGTCCACTGCTCAAAGAGACTAGCAATATCTTTGAAACCATCACTTCTTCTAGTGAGGCAGCTGAAGCTTCAATAACTAAGACGGAGCATCAACATGTGGATGCAAATAAGCAGCCTGTTATGCAGTTCCACTACCTTAGGCAGCCTCTATGGCTTCTTGGCCCCTTGCTTCTCTTGGTGACCGGCGTTGTGCCCACCTTGTGGCTGCCAATATCATCTATTTTCCTTGGCCCCAACATAGCCAGCCTTCTATCCCTTACCGGACTGGACTGCATTTTCAATCTTGGCGCGACCCTGTTTCTCCTTATGGCAGACTCCACCGCTCGTCCAAACAAGGAGAGTGAAGGTTGCAGCAGCAAGCCTCCTTCAAGTTACAGTTTCTGGAACATCATTGCAAATGTAGCTGGATTCATCATTCCCTCGGTGATGTTCATTGCTTCCCAGAAAGGATTGCTTCAGCCTCAGCTGCCTTTGATCTCATGGGGAGTGCTCTTAGGCCCTTACTTCCTGCTTCTGTTGGTGCAACTGCTGACGGAGATGCTGACTTGGCACTGGCAGTCACCGGTGTGGTTGGTGACACCGGTTGTTTATGAGTCGTATCGACTGTTGCAGCTGATGAGAGGGCTGAAGCTGGGGGCAGAGGTCGGGGCACCATCGTGGACGGTGCACACGCTTAGGGGATTGGTGTGCTGTTGGGTGCTGGTTCTTGGGGTGCAACTCATGAGGGTTGCTTGGTATGCTGGTTTTACTGCTCGTGCTTATCAACAACAGTCTGCTGAGGTTGGATCATGAACTGGTATTTATGTGGCAGAAACCACATTGTATAATAGTCCCTTAGTTGTTTCATCAATTATGTATTAGGTTCAATATTGCAAACCAAACTCATATCAtgactaataaattaataataggCTGTCATCTTAGAAATCCAAGGGAGCCCCCATGTATCATGTATATTGTATATTCATGTTCATATTAACTAGCCACTAATTGCCACCTCTAAAGTGAAGTCAAAAAAGCGGCCCATAAATCTTGTCTCGACTATCAAGAGTTATCATTATCATAAAGAGAAATAGGGAAAAGTTTTGATGATAGCATACCCATCTGTCACGTTATTAGTCCAAATACGTAACCACTATAATTCCCTTGGCAAGTGCTAGAAGAAGTCGCCCacccaaattaaaaaataaaaataaacattgtaCTATCTATTTT harbors:
- the LOC125217918 gene encoding uncharacterized protein LOC125217918 isoform X1, with product MSLFTQSPSSNPVHSVSQLHHRTPKLYKSQSLFGRCNLPYVSSGLRIICCANTSRWEPPPVTYVPEKEGPLLKETSNIFETITSSSEAAEASITKTEHQHVDANKQPVMQFHYLRQPLWLLGPLLLLVTGVVPTLWLPISSIFLGPNIASLLSLTGLDCIFNLGATLFLLMADSTARPNKESEGCSSKPPSSYSFWNIIANVAGFIIPSVMFIASQKGLLQPQLPLISWGVLLGPYFLLLLVQLLTEMLTWHWQSPVWLVTPVVYESYRLLQLMRGLKLGAEVGAPSWTVHTLRGLVCCWVLVLGVQLMRVAWYAGFTARAYQQQSAEVGS
- the LOC125217918 gene encoding uncharacterized protein LOC125217918 isoform X2, which produces MQFHYLRQPLWLLGPLLLLVTGVVPTLWLPISSIFLGPNIASLLSLTGLDCIFNLGATLFLLMADSTARPNKESEGCSSKPPSSYSFWNIIANVAGFIIPSVMFIASQKGLLQPQLPLISWGVLLGPYFLLLLVQLLTEMLTWHWQSPVWLVTPVVYESYRLLQLMRGLKLGAEVGAPSWTVHTLRGLVCCWVLVLGVQLMRVAWYAGFTARAYQQQSAEVGS